The following nucleotide sequence is from Dehalococcoidia bacterium.
CGCAGCCACGGCCGCCGCGGCCTTGCTGCTGGCTGCTGCCGCGCGGCTTGGCCGCGCGCCGCGCCGGACCTCCGGCCAGTCGACCTGAGGCCCTGACGGCTAAACAGGGGGCCGCGGCGGAGGCGGCGGCGGAGGCGGCCCTCCAGCGCGCCGCCGGCGCCGCTCGATCACCTTGAGGCGCGCCGTGGCGCGCTCGAGCGCGGCCATCGCCCGGGCGACGTCTATGGTGTCCTCGCGCGTCGCCAGGCGAGCGGCGGCGCGACGCCGCGCTTCCTCCGCGCGCGCGATGTCGATCTCGTCCGAGCGCTCGGCGGTGTCGGCCAGGACTATGACTTTGTTGTCGCGCACCTCCAGGAACCCCCCCGAAAGGGCAACGTCCGTTTCGACTCCGCCTCTGCGGAAGGTCAGCGCCCCTGGTCGCAGCGCCGTCATCAGCGGCGCGTGCCGCGGCAGGATCGTCAGCTCACCCTCGCTGCCGGGAAGCGTGACCGAATCGACCCCGCTCTCCTCGAACACCACCCGTTCCGGCGTAACGATCTGCAATTTCAGCGGCATGACTCTGTCTCCTGGCCGGAGGATGCCTGTGGATGTCGATGGGCGAAACTCAGAGTCCAGCTACTGACCACCATCACCACGCTCCCGTCATCGCCCCGCGAAGTCCTGCACCGGCTACCATGGCCATCAACCCCCGGCTCGCCAGTCCTACGCCCCGGCCAGCTGGCGCGCCTTCTCGGGCGCCTGGTCGATAGGACCGATGTTGTAGAAGGCCTGCTCCGGCAGGGCGTCATGTTTGCCTTCCAGGATCTCGCGGCAGCCGCGCACTGTCTCTCGTACCGGCACGTACTGGCCCGGCTGGCCGGTGAAGACCTCGGCGACGAACATCGGCTGCGTGAGGTAGCGCTGGATGCGCCGCGCGCGGGCGACGGCCAGCTTGTCCTCGTCCGAAAGCTCGTCGACGCCCAGGATCGCGATGATGTCCTGCAGGTCCTTGTAGCGCTGCAGGACGCGCAGTACCTCCTGGGCGACATCGTAGTGCTCCTGGCCCACTATCAGCGGGTCGAGCATGCGCGACGATGAGGCCAGCGGGTCCATCGCCGGGTATAGCGCCTGCTCGAAGATGCTGCGGTCAAGCGTCACGGACGCGTCCAGGTGGCCGAAGGTCGTCGCCACGCCGGGGTCCGTGTAGTCGTCGGCAGGCACGTAGATTGCCTGGAAGGACGTGATCGACCCGCGTCGCGTCGTCGTGATCCGCTCTTCCAACGCCCCCACCTCCGTCGCGAGCGTGGGCTGATAGCCTACGGCCGAGGGCATGCGGCCGAGGAGCGCCGACACCTCCATGCCCGCGAGCGTGTAGCGGTAGACGTTGTCGATGAACAGCAGGACGTCCTGGCCGTCGACCTCGCGGAAGTACTCGGCCATGGTCAGCGCGCTCAGGGCGACGCGAAGCCGCACGCCCGGCGGCTCGTTCATCTGGCCGAAGACGAGCACCGTCTTCTCGTAGACGTCGGGCGCTTCCTGCATCTCCACCCAGAGGTCGTTGCCCTCGCGCGAGCGCTCGCCCACGCCTGCGAACACGGAGCGGCCGCCATGCTGCTTGGCGATGTTGTTGATCAGCTCCTTGATGAGCACCGTCTTGCCCACGCCGGCGCCACCGTAGAGCCCGACCTTCCCGCCGCGGGCGAGCGGCGCGATGAGGTCGACGATCTTGATGCCGGTCTCCAGCACCTGCGGTTCCGTCTCTTGCTCCTCGAAGGACGGCGCCGGCCGGTGGATCGGCCAGCGCTCCCCCTCGACGGCACCCATGCCGTCCAGCGGGTTACCGAGCACGTCGAACAAGCGCCCGAGGGTCCTGGGCCCCACCGGCACCGTGATCGGCTGGCCGGTGTCGACCGCCCTGGCGCCGCGGCGCAGGCCGTCCGTGCTAGCCATGGTCAGCGCGCGCACCCAGTTGTTGCCCAGGTGCTGTTGCACCTCGGCCGTCAGCTTCGTCCCGTTGTTGTCGATCTCGACCGCGTTGTAGACGGCAGGCAACTGGTCCGGCGGAAACTCCAGGTCCACAACCGTACCGATAACCTGCACCACCCGTCCCGTCGCGCCGTTTGTCATGGCCTCTCAGTCCTCCGCTGCATGGTTCCAGTAATCAGGAAGCGGGGCCGGGGAGCAGAACGGTCCGCCCCCTCCGTCACTCCGCTGGGCATCTTCCTGCTTCCCCGACGTCACCGCGCTGCCATCGCCTCCACTCCGCCGGTGATGTCGAGCAATTCCTTCGTGATCTGCTCCTGGCGGACCTTGTTCCGCAGCAGCGTAAGCTCGCTGATCATCTCGTTTGCCGCGTCCGTCGCCGCGCGCATCGCTACCATGCGGGCGGACTGCTCGCTGGCCGCGAGCTCGAGCACCGCCCGGTACACCTGTATCTCGACGAAACGGGGCAGCAGGTTCGACAGCACCTGGCCCGCGCCCGGCTCGTAGATGTACTCGACCGCCTTGACCGCCGCGTCCTCCGGCGGCGTCACCGGCAGCAGCTCCATGATGTCCGGCGCCTGCGCCATCGTGTTGATGAAGCGCGGGTAAATGATCGCCACGCTGTCGACTTCGCCGCTGGTGTAAGCGTCCATCACCAGGCGGGAGATCGGCCGGACATCGTCGTAGGAGGGGTAGTCTCCGAGTCTGCTGAAGTTGCCGATTATCTCCGTCCGCGTCTTCGAGAAGAAGTCGATGCCCTTGCGGCCCACCGCGACCATCTTCAGCCCCGGGTGCGAGGCTACGTACGCGCCGGCCGTTCGCAAAAGGTTGGTATTGAGGCCGCCGCACAGCCCCCGGTCCGGCGTGATGAACACAAGGCCCGGCGTTTTGACCTCCCGCCGCGCCAGGAGCGGATGCGTCGCCGCAAGCTCCTCCAGCCCGGCGTCCTGAAGGCTCTCCACCACGTCCGCGAGCAGCCAGCGCAGCTGGTCAGCGTATGGCCGGTGCGACAGCGCCATCTGTTGCGCCCGCCGCATCTTGGACCCGGCCACGAGCGACATGGCCCGGGTCGTCTTCGCCGTCGACTGGATCGAGCGGATGCGCCTGACGATCTGTCGTAGTGTTGCCATTAGGCACGCTCCATATCGTCAACGGATGGTGGACGGACAGCCCCCGAGTCGTCCTCCAGGGCCAGTCCCGCCTCCCCAGAGGCCAATGACCTCGCCCGGTGGTGAATCTCACTGAGCCCCGGGACAACCTCGTTGTGCACCGCCTTGGCGGCCCCAATCGCCCTGTGGGCGAAGTCTCCGTGGGGCTTTGGCTGCCCCGGGCGCGCGGCCACACCCTTGTCGGTCAGCCGGTGGCCGAGTCCGCTTATCCGCCTGGTATCTGTTGACGAGCCGCCCATCCGTTACCGATCTCTCCGGATAATCATGAACGTCGCCCTCCCCACCGCCGCCAGCTCGCCGCGAGCGTCGCGCACGCGCGCATCCCCCACAGCGAGCGTCCCTCCCCGCCGCACGATCTCCGCCTCGATCGTCAGCGGGCCCTCGCGGGCGCCGGCGAGGAAGCTGACGTTAATGTCAGTCGTGGTCTGGCCGATGGGGCCCTCGCCCGCGGTGGCGTTCCAGGCGTTGAGGGCGATGCCTATGGCGATGTCCATGGCGGAGCAGAGCGCGCCGCCATGCGCCACACCCTGGCCGCCGTTCAGCACCCTGTCGCTCAGCGGCAGCCTCAGCGTCGCCCGTCCCGGCGCAAAGTCCACGACCTCCAGCCCCAGAAGCTGGAGATACGGGTCCGACTCCCAACGCCGCTTGACCCTCTCCAGGGCTTCGGCGTCGGTGTCCGTCGTCGGCCTATCTGTCATGGCGCTGAGGGCCATCCGCTGGTCCGTCTCCCGTTTGGCGCGGACCGCTAGAGCGGCACCGCTTGCTTGAACTCGCGGATCGCCGCCCGCATCCGTTCCTCGAGGTCCCCCGAAAGCTCCTTCTTTTCGTTGATCTCGTTACCGATCTCCGGGTGGTTGCTGTCCATGAAGGCGTAGAGGTTCGTTTCGAACGACCGCACCTTCTCCACGGGCACGTCGTCCAGGAAACCGTTTATGGCCGCGAAGATCGAGATGATCTCGCGGTGGAAAGGCACCGGCTGGTACTGCGGCTGCTTCATCAGCTCGGTCAGCCGCCGCCCGCGTTCGATCTGGCGCACGGTCGCCGGGTCGAGGTCGCTCGTGCCGAACTGAGCGAATGCCTGTAGCTCGCGGAACTGCGCCAGCTCCAGCTTCAAGCTACCGCCGACCTGTCTCATCGCCCGGCGGGCGGCGGAGAAGCCCACGCGCGACACCGAGAGGCCGACGTTGATCGCCGGCCGGATGCCGGCGTTGAACAGGTCGGCCTCCAGGAAGATTTGGCCGTCCGTGATGGAGATGACGTTGGTCGGGATGTAAGCGGAGATGTCGTTCGCCTGCGTCTCGATGATCGGTAGCGCCGTCAGCGAGCCGCCGCCGCTCGCCTCGTCCAGGCGCGCGGAACGCTCCAGGAGGCGGCTGTGCAAGTAGAACACGTCGCCGGGGTAGGCCTCGCGGCCAGGAGGCCGGCGGAGCAGCAGCGAGACCTGCCGATACGCCCAGGCGTGCTTGGACAGGTCGTCATAGATGATCAGCGCGTCGCGGCCCGATTCCATGAACTCCTCGCCCATGGCGCAGCCCGCGTACGGCGCCAGGTACTGCATCGGCGCCGGGTCGGAAGCAGACGCCGAGACCACGATCGTGTGGTCCATCGCCCCGTTTTTCTCCAGCAAACCGACGAGCTGCGCGACCTTCGCGGCCTTCTGGCCAATGGCGACGTAGATGCAGATCAGGTCCCCACCCTTCTGGTTGAGGATGGTGTCGACTGCCAGCGTCGTCTTGCCCGTGTTGCGGTCTCCGATGATCAGTTCGCGCTGGCCGCGGCCGATCTGGAACATGGCGTCGATCGCCTTGATGCCCGTCTGCACCGGCGTCTTCACCGACTGCCTGTGCGCCACGTCCGGAGCGATGCGCTCGACGGGCCGGAACTTCGTGGTGTTCACCGGGCCCTTGCCGTCGATCGGCACGCCGATGGCGTTCACGACACGCCCGAGGAGCGCGTCGCCCACCGGCACCTCGACGATGCGGCCGGTGGTCTTCACCATCTGGCCTTCCTCGATGCCCGTGTAATCGCCGAGGATCATGGCGCCGACCGTCTCTTCCTCGAGGTTCAGCGCCAGCCCCATCGTGCCGTTCTCGAACTCGACGAGCTCGGAGTACATGCAGTCCGAGAGGCCGTGGATCCGGGCGATGCCGTCGCCCGCTTCCACTACCGTGCCGACGTTCACCTCTCGCGTCTCGGCGCCGAACTGCTGGATTTGCTGCTTGAGGATCGCCGTGATTTCCTCAGGTCTTATTGCCATGGTCGCTACCCCTCAGTCCGCGAGTTCTTGACCTGCCAAATGTCCGGGGCGTGGTGCTGGTAGTGCATGTAGGTCCACCCCGGTATCCACTCCGCCGCCTTGACCTCGATGTCCGCGACGATCAGCTCTTCGCCGAACGTAGCCAGCATGTCCATGAGGTCCTGGTGGCACTCCTCCAGTCGCTTCATCACCTGGTCCAGCGACATCGAGAGGCTTTTCTCGACCGCTGCGGCGTTGAAGGCGTCCTCTTCGTCCCGGTTCGGCCAGGTGAGGTGGCTGCCGTTGCCGTTCGCGATCTCGTTGATGCGCCGCGCCGCCTCTTCTTCCCAGGCCGCTATGTGCGCGAAGACATCCTTGAGCGACCAGCCCCCGGCGCCGTCCCGGCGCGTCATCTCCTCATCCGTCAGGCCCCGGGCCGCAGAGGCAAGCTCTGCCCAGTGAGCCTCGATCTCATTGATGAGTCCGTCCAGCGTCCCGAGCGAAGGTCCGGAGAGGAAGTCCTCTTCGTCCTCGAAGGCGTCGAAGGTCACCTGACAGCCCCGACCAGCGTGCTCCTCAGCGCTTCCAGCTTGCTCTTCGTGCTGCCGTCCAGTAGGCGGTCGCCGATCTGGACGATTACGCCGCCCAGGATACTCGGGTCGACCTCTGTCTCCAGGAGGATCCGGCGTCCCGTGGACTCGCTGAGGCGCTGACTAAGCGCCTCGCGGTCGGCGTCCGTCAGTTCCACGGCGGTCACCGCCCTGGCTCTCGATACGCCCTGGTGCTCCTCGACCAGCCGCCCGAACTCGGCCGCGATGTCCCTCGCCAGGGCAGTCCGCCCCTTGTTCACGAGAAGGTGCGCCAGGTTGAGCGCCGTACGCGGCAGGTCGCCGAGGCCGGCCTCGATGAGCTGGTGCTTGACATCCTGCGGCACACGCGTGTTCGCGAGCACGCGCGCCGCGTCACCGTCGCTCAGGAAGTGCGCGATGCGGGCCAGCGCCTCTGACCACGCCGCGAGATTGCCCTCCTCGCGGGCGACCTCGAACGCCGCCTGGGCGTAGCGCTTTGCTGCTAGCTCGTTTGCCACCTGCCCCCCGGGCCCGACTTAATTAGCACTGCCTGAATCGCGGAAGCTCGACTGCGCCAGCGCCTCCTGGATCAGACGCTGGTGCGCGTTGCGGTCCAGCGCCTGCCCCACCACCTTCTCGGCCGCCGAGATCGCCAGGTCCGCGAACTCTCGCCGCAGTTCCGCGATGGCGTTGTCGCGCTCGAGCTGGATCTCGTTGCGGGCGCGCAGGAGCAGCGCCTCGGCCTGCTGCTGCGCCGACTGCCTCGCTTCCTCCTGCAGGCGCTGCGCAACCTGCTGCGCCTGTTGGACGATCGCCTGACCCTCGCGCCGGGAGGCATCGATCTGCTCCTGGGCGATGCGGGCCGCCTCGATCTCCCGCTGACGGCTCTGCTCCGCCGCCGAGAGGCCTTCGGCGATCTTCCGCTTGCGCTCGTCAAGCATGTTCAGGATGGGCTTGTATACGAACACACGCAGCAGGATCAGCAGGGCAACGAAGTTGACCGTCTGCGCCACCAAGACCGGCAGATTGATGCCAAGGTCTGTTATGCCGAGAACGACCACGGTGATTACCGCCCTCTCCGCCTGATTAGAATACGAAGCCCACCATGATCGCCACGACCAGCGCGTAGATGGCGATAGCCTCGGCGAACGCGATCCCGAGGATCATGTTCGTCTGGATCACGGGCTGCGCCTCCGGGTTGCGCCCCAGCGCCTCCATCGCGCGGCCGACGAGGTTACCGATCGCCAGCGCGGGCGCCAGACCTCCCAGACCGATCGCGATGGCCGCGGCTATGAATCGCAGGCCCTCGTCGCCGATTGCCAGCAGGGGTATCTCCATTCCCTAGACTCCTCCTTACTTCAAGTCCTTCCCGTGGAAGGACAACCAACCGACTAGTGATGCGCCGGCTCCGCGGCCTCCTCTGCATGCTCGTGCTCCTCCGGCCCGTGGTGCGAGACCGCGAGCGAGGCGAACACGAGCGTCAGGGCGCCGAACACGAACGCCTGGATCGCCCCGACGAATAGCTCCAGGCCGTAGAACACGACGAGGATCACCGAAACCAGCGGGATCAGGAAAGTCATCACCAGAAGCAAGATCTCCCCCGCCAGCAGGTTGCCGAAGAGACGGAAGGAGAAGCTGATCAGCTTCGCCACTTCAGCGACCGCCTCGAGGAGGCCGACGAAGAAGTTGATCGGGCTGCTGAAGTTGATGAACTTGCCCGCGTATTTGAAGAAGCCGAGGCTCGTCACGCCCCAGTACTGGATGAAGAACACCGCGACGATGGCGAAGGACGCCGGCGTCATCAGGTCCGTGTTGATGCCCCGCAGGTAGGGCGCGAGGATGCCGATGCTCTCGCCCTCGCCCACCACGCCGTGCGTCGCTTCTTCGATGGCGTGTTCCCGGCACTCCAGCGCCGCGTGCTCGTCCAGGCCCTCGCAGTCATCGGCGTGGATCTCCACGTCCTTCGCCCCGAAGGGCACGTATTTGATCGCGCCGCCCTTGAAGACAATGCCCTCTTCGTGGAACTCGCTCTCCTCGGCGTGGATCGGCTCGAAGATGCCGATGCTGTTGAACAGCGGCGTGAGCGAAAGCCAGTTGGCGAAGGTGATGTAAATGAACAGCGTGGCAATCAACGGGAAGAAGCGCCGCCCGTTCTTCTCGCCCGCCACGCTGGTCACGAACCCGTCGATCAGGTCGATGATCGCTTCGCCGAGGTTGTAAATCCCGGACGGCACAAGGCTGCGCTTGCGCGCGACCATGATCCAGAACACGAGGACTATGGCCATTACCACCCAGGCCGTGAACAGCGTGTTCAGGATGACGATGTCGAAGATGCCGTGCCCGTCGCCCGTGATCTTGAGCAGGGGCTCACCCCGGATCTCGATGATCGGCTTGGCTGGCTTGATGACCAGGAATGAGAGGGCGAAGGAGACGATCGTGAAGAGGACAACGCCAAGAATGACGGCCCGTCTGTTCACTGCTTCCCTCGTTGCTGGCTGCTAATCTCGGTCAGGACATTCCTCAGCTGCACGTAACCGCCCCAGAAGGCCATCAATAGCCCCAGTGCCAGGCCGGCAAGGGTGAAGATCGGCTCCGAGTCCACAGCCCGGTCCAGAAACACCCCGCCCGCGACACCGAGGATGACGCTCAGGGCCACGAACCAGCCGATGCCGATGAGCTGGACCGCGGGCGGCAGCCCCTGCATCGGCCGTAGTTTCGGCTTCCGGGGCTCCCCCAAGACCTCAGGACCTCGGCATTCGTGACAACGCGAACAATATCATGGGGTCTTTTTAGGGACAAGGAGCGCCGTCGATGCCCCGATAGGCGCCGTCACTGGCCCGCGGCGCACTTCAGCACGGCAAAGCCTAAAGTGCTGAAATGCTGAAGTGCTGAAGTGCTGAAAATGCTGCCTCAACGCGCTCGCGGGTGCGCCTTCTCGTACGCCTCACGGATGTGCTCGCGGCTCACCTGCGTGTACACCTGCGTCGTAGAGATGTTGGCGTGGCCCAGCAGTTCCTGCACCTTGTGGATGTCCATGCCGCCCCGCAACATGTGCGTCGCAAAGCTGTGCCGCAGCGTGTGCGGCGTAACCCGGCCTTCGATGCCCGCCTCGCGGGCGTAGGCCTTCAGGATCAGCCAGAACCCCTGTCGCGTCAGGCGTTCGCCGCGCCGGTTCACGAACAGCGCCGTCTCGTTGCGCTCTCCGACCAGCCGCGGGCGCGCGAACTTGATGTACTCGCTCACTTCCTGGCAGGGCTGCTCCAGGAGCGGTATCTGGCGCTCGCGGTTACCCTTGCCCACCAGCCGGATGTAAGGCTTGGGCACGTCGAGGTAAGCATCGCCGACGTCCAGGGACACGAGCTCGGTCACCCGGAGCCCGGTGGCGTACATCAGCTCCAGCATCGCCCGGTCCCGTTTTGCCTCAGGCGTATTGCGGCGGGAGGGCTGCTCCAGGAGCTCATCGATCTCCTGCACGGTGAGCGGCTTCGGCAGGCTGCGCCCCACCTTCGGTGAAGCCAGCGACTCCGCCGGGTTGCTCCCAAGCTTGCCCTCCGCCTGGAGATAGGCGAAGAAAGACTTCACGGCCGCGACCTTCCGCGCGACCGTCGCCTCCCGATAGCCCCTTGTCTTCAGATAGAGGACGTAGTCGACGATTACCTGCTGCGGGACCGCACTCCACTTGATGCGGCTACCGTTCTTGCTCGAAATGAATGACTCCAGTTGAGTCAGGTCATTGCGGTATGCCGCGATGGTATTGCCCGAGGCGCTCTTTTCAACGGAGAGGAACTCGAGAAAGTCATTGATGGACGCGTCCACGAGGGTGGGCCTCCTGGGCTGTGCCTCCAACCACGCGGGGTCTCGGAGAGTCTGCGGCATTTTAGTGCCGGTTCTCGGCTCTGTCTAGGCTCGCCAGGCTTTTCATAAGCACGATCTTCGTATTCGAGAAAAGGGCCGCATCTCCTCCTCAGGAGCGGCGTTCTGGCATCCGGTAGGCGCCTTCGCCGATGAGCGGGACGAACCTGCAGCCTCCCTTTCGCGTCTCTCGCGTACCCTGCGGCGTCCGCTCCACCAGGACCAGTTCCTGGTCACCGAGCGGGCCCACGGGCAGCACCAGGCGCCCGTCCGGCGTCAGCTGCTCCACCAGCGCCTCGGGCACGCGCGGCGCCGCGGCTGCGCAAGCGATGGCGTTGTAGGGTGCGCCCTCAGGCCAGCCGAGCTGCTCGCCGGCCACGTGCACGACGACGTTCGCATAGCCTAACTCCTCCAGCACGGCCGCGGCGCTCTCGGCCAGCTCCGGTATGCGCTCCACGGTCACGACCTCCCGCACCAGGAGGGACATCAACGCCGCCTGGTAGCCGGAACCCGTGCCGATGTCCAGCGCGCGGTCCTCGGGCTGCAGGCGCAGCAGGTCGAGCATGATGGCGACCACCAGCGGCTGCGAGATCGTCTGGCCGTGACCGATGGGCAGCGGCGTGTCATCGTACGCCCGGTGGCGAAGCTCCGGCGCCACGAACCGCTCGCGCGGCACGCGGCCGAAGGCGTCGAGGACGCGCTCGTCTCGCACGTGCGGCCGCAGCGACTCGACCATCGCCGCCCGGGCGGCCGCGTAAGGGTCATGGCCTGGGCGCGGCCACTCCATGACACCACGCTACCACCGACGGCGACGGTCGATAAGGGCCGGAAGGCCCGCGCCAGGGCGGTTGGCCGCCGCAGGGCCGATGGCCACCGAGTGGCTGCCGCCCGCGCAGCGACAGGCAGCTATGCCAGGCCCGCAGCCCGCATACGGTCGGCAACGTAGGCCTTGATCCGCTGGATGTCGGCCGGAGTGCCCCAGCCGCGGCCGTCCGCGACGGCGTCCTCGATGTCCCGCACGAAGGTCGCGCCGCCCCAGGCCTCGTACAGGGGCTCTAGCGGGAAGTCGCCCGCCTCGGCGAGATAGCCGCGGCGCCAGTGGACCGCGAACTGCTTGCGGACAAGCTGCAAGAGCGGCCTCACAGGGCTGGGCGGGATGGGGGCGGCGGTGAGGATTGCCTGCGTGCGCCCGAGGTCGGCCCGGCGGTCCGCGAGGCCGGAAAAAGAGAAGTCGAGGACGCCCGTGATCCCGCTCGAGTCCGCGAGGACGTTGAGGGGGTGGTAATCGAAGTGGCAGAGGGCGTCGTCCCGGCAGTCTGCGCGGACCGCGGCCGAGAGCTCCGGGTATGCCTCCAGGTCGCACCACGCGGAGTCCTCCCAGGCCAGTTCCCGGGGCGCCAGGCGATGATAACGGGCCTGAAGGCGGCCGAACTCGTGTGCCAGCGAGAAGAGCCGCCAGAGCTTCTTCTCCAGGATCGTGACGATGGGAATGCCCGGCAGCCAGGTCATCACGAAGTACGGCAGGTCTCCGTGCTGCCCTGTGGCCTCCACCTCAGGCGCCGCCAGTCCCGCAGAGCGCATGGCACTGATCGCAAGCAGCTCTCGCCGGGCGCTCTCATGGGTGCCGTCCCGGGGGCGGTAGAGGCGCAGTCCGTGGCGCTTGCCGTCCGGTGTCTGGAACCGCCAGATCACGGTGTCCCAGCCGCCCTCTATTTGGACGATGTCCTGTGGGTCCGGCCAGCCGGCTTCGGCCAGGATCTGGCGAGGGTCGGCGTCGGTCGTCGGCGCATTTCGAGCCATTGATGCGCTAGTCTAGCGCCCCCTATCCCGTGGCGCACGGCGGCTGGAGCAGGCACCCGGCTCGGGGCCGCCCTTCGGGATGCTACCCGCGGTCCCTCGCTCCGCGTCCTGCGGCCTGCGCTAGACCTTTATGACGCAGCATGCGCCCAAAATCGTGGTTCTCCCGATACGGCGCCGGGACGCAGAGGCCTATAATCCAGGCAAGACAGCCCTCGGAAGCGAGGCGCCCGGCAGCGCCCGGGGCTTTGCGACCAGGCGCCGCCCCGCGAGATATGCTGTCTCAATAGGGGCACGTCATGTGCTGTCGCACCCACGTATATCCGATTCACCTGGAAGTGGCCGCTTCGATACTCAGCACCGGCCAGTTCCGGCCCCTTTACTACCGCGCCGGCAGTCAGATCGCCATCACCTGGGAGCGCGCCGTCCCCGAGGAGGGAATCGTAGTAGGCGCGGCCCTGA
It contains:
- a CDS encoding aminoglycoside phosphotransferase family protein, translated to MARNAPTTDADPRQILAEAGWPDPQDIVQIEGGWDTVIWRFQTPDGKRHGLRLYRPRDGTHESARRELLAISAMRSAGLAAPEVEATGQHGDLPYFVMTWLPGIPIVTILEKKLWRLFSLAHEFGRLQARYHRLAPRELAWEDSAWCDLEAYPELSAAVRADCRDDALCHFDYHPLNVLADSSGITGVLDFSFSGLADRRADLGRTQAILTAAPIPPSPVRPLLQLVRKQFAVHWRRGYLAEAGDFPLEPLYEAWGGATFVRDIEDAVADGRGWGTPADIQRIKAYVADRMRAAGLA